One segment of Sinorhizobium sp. BG8 DNA contains the following:
- a CDS encoding diguanylate cyclase: MTIVLSFVMLASVGTAPLGAADQADISSSCWTSGSLSEDLAALVRSHGRWACGDRIYSLEGERTLLRFEIGPGDVLPRYLFSRRSALAAVHLLAIDRDGAMRQTSLPAGELRSALTGGYFKAPLPVVTGDTRQVVVAFDLPSHRMTLERAYLSPSDLALGPDLLQPLLLLAALAGMLSMPLIFNAAFYRILREPFVLWHSMLTISLLLTILVSSGLAVVLFDPPAMTLSWMTTVIFGLTVASGAMFTHSFIEPGRMHPLLRRALLWCAAWAMFLSTSHAAFPFVGRSVQSTIYTAAFAPVVVIFMLSVADALRRGSRAAKFQAIGYTPVIIAGLVRLATGVMPWLHSNDAMLLFYVGCVCEVLFTALGVADRFMTIKRQRDSARFEAETLERLSERDPLTGLLNRRAIERNFEKLRAEGYRTLAVLDLDHFKAINDVHGHVVGDAVLKAAAEALQADPQVHAFRLGGEEFVLLAHGKDAAVRAERRRQAIPAVVANAVPVLGRPVTASMGVTDASPGADVAFAELYERADKLLYKAKLAGRNRTRTAFAQGSETDVNPVLEPVAQQSLSSTGKISDVRMPACD, translated from the coding sequence GTGACGATCGTGCTGAGCTTCGTGATGCTTGCATCTGTGGGCACCGCGCCTCTTGGCGCGGCTGACCAGGCGGACATCAGCAGCTCTTGCTGGACGTCCGGCAGTCTGTCGGAGGACTTGGCCGCTCTTGTTCGCTCGCACGGACGGTGGGCTTGCGGAGACCGGATCTATTCGCTCGAAGGCGAGCGGACGCTGCTGCGTTTTGAAATTGGTCCGGGCGATGTCCTTCCCCGATACCTCTTTTCAAGGCGAAGCGCACTCGCGGCCGTGCATCTGCTGGCGATCGACCGGGACGGCGCGATGCGCCAGACGTCCTTGCCGGCCGGTGAACTGCGCAGCGCTCTTACTGGCGGGTATTTCAAGGCCCCTCTGCCGGTTGTAACCGGCGACACGCGACAGGTCGTCGTCGCGTTCGATTTGCCGAGCCACCGGATGACGCTGGAGAGAGCCTATCTGTCGCCGTCCGACCTTGCTCTCGGCCCGGACCTTCTGCAGCCCCTGCTTCTCTTGGCTGCCCTTGCCGGAATGCTGTCCATGCCGCTCATTTTCAACGCGGCCTTCTACCGGATCCTGCGCGAGCCGTTCGTGCTTTGGCATTCCATGCTCACGATCTCCTTGCTGCTGACCATCCTGGTCTCCTCGGGCCTTGCAGTCGTTCTCTTCGATCCGCCGGCAATGACGTTGAGCTGGATGACGACGGTGATCTTCGGCCTTACGGTCGCTTCAGGGGCGATGTTTACCCACAGCTTCATCGAGCCCGGCCGCATGCATCCGCTCCTCCGGCGGGCACTGCTCTGGTGCGCCGCATGGGCGATGTTTCTGAGCACGTCTCACGCCGCATTCCCGTTCGTGGGACGCTCTGTCCAGTCGACCATATACACGGCGGCCTTTGCTCCGGTGGTCGTCATCTTCATGTTGTCGGTTGCCGACGCACTGAGGCGCGGAAGTCGCGCCGCCAAGTTCCAGGCGATCGGCTATACGCCTGTGATCATTGCCGGATTGGTACGCCTGGCAACGGGAGTGATGCCCTGGCTGCACAGCAATGATGCCATGCTCCTCTTCTATGTGGGTTGCGTATGCGAAGTCCTGTTCACCGCGCTCGGCGTGGCGGACCGCTTCATGACCATCAAGCGCCAGCGGGACAGCGCACGCTTCGAAGCTGAAACGCTTGAGCGCCTGTCCGAACGCGACCCATTGACGGGATTGCTCAACCGGCGCGCAATCGAGCGGAACTTCGAGAAGCTCCGCGCCGAAGGCTACCGCACCCTTGCCGTGCTCGACCTCGACCACTTCAAGGCAATCAACGATGTTCACGGCCATGTGGTCGGCGACGCCGTGCTGAAAGCCGCCGCAGAAGCGCTCCAGGCGGACCCGCAGGTTCATGCATTCCGCCTCGGCGGCGAGGAATTCGTGCTGCTCGCGCACGGGAAAGATGCTGCAGTCCGGGCGGAGCGTCGACGCCAGGCTATCCCTGCCGTCGTCGCCAATGCCGTTCCTGTCCTCGGGCGCCCCGTAACTGCCAGCATGGGCGTCACGGATGCGTCGCCGGGTGCTGACGTGGCGTTCGCAGAACTCTACGAACGGGCCGACAAACTACTCTACAAAGCCAAGCTTGCCGGCCGCAATCGAACCAGAACGGCGTTCGCACAAGGATCGGAGACCGATGTGAATCCGGTTCTTGAACCTGTCGCTCAGCAATCGCTTTCCTCCACCGGAAAGATTTCCGACGTCCGTATGCCGGCTTGCGATTGA